aatgcccatgcttaatcggtcatcgataaggtctatcggttttaaagggttaccgacaataaatcaatcgagtgatcgttagcatccctagtttaatcaatgaatgtgttaaatttaatatttatattaaagatgaataaggcaagaatatgataatgatactttttagatttttacacctacaaaaatatcttgtggtagtgcacttgtttaataaaaatctttgtaaataggttatctgtaaaaaacGCAATTAGAGCTAATGACATGTAGAAGTAGTGTTGCCTAAACGgctattaaatttctaataaaattaaaaccaaagtataactcattgcatttttcgtttgataaaaatttacagaaacgaaataaaatcataaggatgctagtttgtaatttatgataataataataaaatgacatgcttagactataagcttaacggctatacgctgccaaaaggccattaataaatattattttactttgtactggattataatgtatattttactataaaaactaaatatagcatgtcttactgtcatttaaaacaagtaattcaaaatacacatcagaactgtagacctgcagtgggtaaactgtatacagggggtgttggtcaatcaatagcctacagcacataattgaactaattatgatgctaactgtaatttagcttttaatataggcctacgatatattttctggtgtttgattttgcatgagcaaatagcagtatagcctaaagtaaatttttttaaaagattatcatttaCCCTACCTGCAGCACATGTGAGAGGTGGATCTGCAGCAAATTCACTTACACACTAGGCTATatctatttaatttataacaatgtaaacttgacttcgcaggccgttcatctttgaacacaaaaggcatttttaagtgtcctaacttgactgctgctgcataatgggatgtttctttacaaaactgtaaaagtgcgctttagcatgtcaaaatgaaagcaaacgttCAAAAGAGTTCTgtgttttgtcaattttactaatattaataataatggatataataaatttaaataataattgcactgtgcagtgtactaaatatttttattaggctacataactgaaaaactatttcataacaattttcataatttttattgctatttcatattatacaacatctaaatgtagCGCCGGGCCTGCGCTCGATACCAAGGAGTGTGGCTGTGTGTAGCACCTTTAAACAGCGTGTCAATCAATAACCAAAAGCAAgttcatattataaatatgtCTTATTATAATGATACTTATTGAAAATTCATTTAATCTTACCCCTCGTATAGATTTTTTAGTTGCACCATTAAAAAAACAGAGCACTCTAGAGTCCTGCAAtactttgtaattaaataaagtttttttttgtttttttctagaaAACTGTTTTCGGAATATTTTGTCTATTAAGCAACGCAAGAACAGAAccgaaaaaatataaattctgcttagagtgaaccgattggattttcttttttttcttttttttctttttttagccctgattatatgcctgaatagtaaatgtataaatttactcattcttaatgatcctaaaaacaccaattattcttagacagtttgtaaataatgcaatacttcatttagtaatgaaaaatgaagctagctgtgtttataaactgcttactattaatgtagagttaatgcttaacaaatgatgtctatttggagttttggttgcttggttatatgatgaaggtctctgtgcatttgtggggttcagttctttataaatatatttttaaatatttttaatgtttttttttcaaatagttaaaatacgacagaaacagaaatagaacatactggtgggttttaagagtttacccaaaaatgtacattatattattaattacttgccctcatctcactctaaccccctgagaccttcattcatcttcagactcaaaggaagataacttagatgaagtgcaagaactcctcatcctccatagacagcaagggattgAAACAATATGAAGGAGaagaattaataacagaatcttcattttggggtgaactaaccgtttaatattgtttgctattgcacttaactaaatgtgtatgcagacatggaagagttatgtggaagcttgttatacccaatgagaactgcttttagacatgcaagagagtttcatggattttgtgtttactgttttttgtgtttaaaggttttgtggaaattatttataataaatataacatttattaaatttattctggaccatttcctgtttggatcttgaggttccttctgtattcaaattacatattttataaactgacctgctcttcaaatgaaaattctaaagcagtttactgtcaaattacttgattgaggtttaaaatttaatattagtaagggtgctgatctgatccccatgttgcctaaaaaccggtaatgtgtgtgtagatctggtccttactttgactcaaaaccagtgatgtgtgtgtagatctggtccttactttgactcaataccagtaatgtgtgtgtagacctggtccttactttgattcaataccggtaatgtgtgtgtagatctggtccttactttgactcaataccagtaatgtgtgtgtagacctggtccttactttgactcaataccggtaatgtgtgtgtagacctggtccttactttgactcaataccggtaatgtgtgtgtagacctggtccttactttgactcaataccggtaatgtgtgtgtagatctggtccttactttgactcaataccggtaatgtgtgtgtagatctggtccttactttgactcaataccagtaatgtgtgtgtagatccggtccttactttgactcaataccggtaatgtgtgtgtagatctggtccttactttgactcaataccagtaatgtgtgtgtagatccggtccttactttgactcaataccggtaatgtgtgtgtagatctggtccctactttgactcaataccagtaatgtgtgtgtagatccggtccctactttgactcaataccagtaatgtgtgtgtagacctggtccctactttgactcaataccggtaatgtgtatctggaactggtccttactttgtctcaaaaccagtaaagtgtgtgtagaattggtccccactttgtctaaaaatcggttgtgtatgtggcggaccccacttctacacaaaacctgaaatgtccccacaagtgaccactgtgtcaggtctaaaaaaaaatttgcggAATATGCAAAAtctgaagtgattttatgaaatagtttgtgtttttgtgtggcaaactattttttttatgtctctaaCATCATCAGAAAGGGTGGTCCCCATTACGTAACCACCGTGACAGGTGACCCccacaatgcacaaaaacaagtatgtgtgtgtgtgtgtgtgtgtgtgtgtgttttggatgTATTAAAGCATTCTTTTAAACCAGCTGTATATAAAAACTGATGCCAGTGGAATGCCTTTAtttaaagagtgtgtgtgtgtgtgtgtgtgtgcgtgtgtgtgtgtgtgtgtatgtgtgtgtgggtgtgggcgTGTGCGTGTACCTTCGGTAGATGTAGGGGTTGTGTTGTGTGTTCCTCATGAAGGCGTTGGCCTGATATGGGTTCACAAacactgcacaaacacacacacacacacacacacacacacaaccccacacaaacacacacacacgagagtgAATGTTAAACAACTCCAGCTGATTTTAGAGACAGAACAGCAGAAAATGAGCCTCATATGAccttagtacacacacacacacacacacacacacacacacacacacacacactctgcggTCTGCAGACCAACAACTGAAGCCAAATCCAGCAGAGCACTCACCCTCCAATGACTCGCGGCTCTCCTGAGAGTCtgcagagagacacacacacacaacggttACTGTTGTTACAACggttatatgcatgtgtgtgtgtgtgtgtgtgtgtgtgtgtgtgtgtatgtgtgtgtgtgtgtgtatgtgtgtatgtgtgttgagtTGAGTTGACAATGTCATACAGACCATAAGCTGCAGCAGCACCAAGAGCCAGaacaacacacagaaacacacactgaggAGACACACACATGACTGCAGGAGCActgtctgaaacacacacacacacacacacacacagtaagtgAAACACACTGGAGGCTGATGAATGGttacaacacacacagacatacaacacacacacagacataaaacacacacacagacataaaacacacacacagacatacaaaacacacacaaacatacaacacacacacatacataaaacacacacacagacataaaacacacacacagacatacaacacacacacacacagacatacaaaacacacagacatacaacacacacacagacatacaacacacacacagacatacaacacacacacacacagacatacaacacacacacagacatacaacacacacacacagacatacaacacacacacacacagacatacaaaacacacacagacatacaacacacacacagacatacaaaacacacacagacatacaacacacacacagacatacaacacacacacagacagacaaaacacacacagacatacaacacacacacatacaatcttagacacacagacagacagacacacgcacatctctctctctcacacacacacacacacacacacacacacacacacacacacacacacacacacacacacacacacacacacacacatagacacagagAGCTGTGGCGTACCTGTCGagctgaaggtgtgtgtgtgggtcttcTGCTTCagtgtctgctgtgtgtgtgtcggtCTGTGAGCCTTTATAAAGCCTTATGAAGCCCCACACCCAGACCGCCTGCTGTTCCAGACACTCACTCcctccacacgcacacacacacacacacacacacgcacacacacacacacacacacacacacagacggatGAGATCACAGGTGTGTTTCTGGCCAAACTGAGGTCAGACACACAGAACACACTCCAGAATAACAGCAGACACTGAAAACAGCCGAGCTGGAAAACTGCGCTAATAACCGGACAGATCATCATCAGAGCGCGAGCCGGACCCCGAGCTGATCCTGAGGTCATTCATGATGCAGAAATAACCCAGAGGTAGAACtcagacagaacacacacacacacttattctcCAGTCTCAGAGAACACACCTGCATCTCTGATCTTACACCTGTCTGCACGCTGAAGTATGATCAAGATTTATTAAACACCACTGAAGTACAATAATCAACACAGCAGAGTCAGCGTGATCAAGCAGAGCAGAGAGAGGACGCCAAACACAGCCTGATGCCCAAACTGAAGAGCAGATCTGGCCAACTGCCGACAAACCCTCTGCCCGGGTTAAATGAGGGCGTTAACCAGCATCAGGTGTGCTGAAGACACGCCCCCAATCTAGAgtaaaacacacagaaacaccaaacaACACAGACTAACCAGACCcagaggaaccagaactacagcagaggaaccagaactacagcagaggaaccaAAACTACAGCAGAAGaaccagaactacagcagaggaaccagaactacagtagaggaaccagaactacagTAGAGGAACCAGAACTACAACAGAGGAATCAGAACTACAGCAGAAGAACCAGAACTACAGTagaggaaccagaactacagcagaggagccagaactacagcagaggaaccagaactacagTAGAGGAACCAGAACTACAACAGAGGAATCAGAACTACAGCAGAAGAACCAGAACTACAGTagaggaaccagaactacagcagaggagccagaactacagcagaggaaccagaactacagcagaggaaccagaactacaacagaggaaccagaactacagcagaggaaccgGATCTACAGTagaggaaccagaactacagcagagAAACCAGAACTACAGTagaggaaccagaactacagcagaggaaccagaactacaacagaggaaccagaactacagcagaggagccagaactacagcagaggaaccagaactacagcagaggTACCAGAACTACAAcagaggaaccagaactacagcagaggaaccagaactacagcagaggaaccagaactacagcagaggTACCAGAACTACAGTagaggaaccagaactacagcagaggaaccagaactacagcagaagaaccagaactacagcagaggaaccagaactacagcagaggaaccagaactacagcagaggaaccagaactacaacagaggaaccagaactacagcagaggaaccagaactacaacagaggaaccagaactacagcagaggagccagaactacagcagaggaaccgGATCTACAGTagaggaaccagaactacagcagaggaaccagaactacaacagaggaaccagaactacagcagaggaaccagaactacagcagaggagccagaactacagcagaggaaccagaactacagcagaggaaccagaactacaacagaggaaccagaactacagcagaggaaccagaactacagcagaggaaccgGATCTACAGTagaggaaccagaactacagcagagAAACCAGAACTACAGTagaggaaccagaactacagcagaggaaccagaactacaACAGAGGAACcggaactacagcagaggaaccggaactacagcagaggaaccaAAACTACAACGgaggaaccagaactacagcagaggaaccagaactacagcagaggaaccagaactacagcagaggaaccagaactacaacagaggaaccagaactacagcagaggagccagaactacagcagaggaaccagaactacagcagaggTACCAGAACTACAAcagaggaaccagaactacagcagagaaaccagaactacagcagaggaaccagaactacagcagaggaaccgGAACTACAGAagaggaaccagaactacagcagaggaaccagaactacagcagaggaaccagaactacagcagaggaaccagaactacaacagaggaaccagaactacagcagaggaaccagaactacagcagaggaaccagaactacaacagaggaaccagaactacagcagaggagccagaactacagcagaggaaccagaactacagcagagAAACCGGATCTACAGTagaggaaccagaactacagcagaggaaccagaactacaacagaggaaccagaactacagcagaggaaccagaactacagcagaggaaccagaactacagcagaggaaccagaactacagcagagAAACCGGATCTACAGTagaggaaccagaactacagcagaggaaccagaactacaacagaggaaccagaactacagcagaggaaccagaactacagcagaggagccagaactacagcagaggaaccagaactacagcagaggaaccagaactacaacagaggaaccagaactacagcagaggaaccagaactacagcagaggaaccgGATCTACAGTagaggaaccagaactacagcagagRaaccagaactacagcagaggaaccagaactacagcagaggaaccagaactacagcagaggaaccagaactacagcagaggaaccagaactacaacag
This portion of the Danio rerio strain Tuebingen ecotype United States chromosome 3, GRCz12tu, whole genome shotgun sequence genome encodes:
- the mgp gene encoding matrix Gla protein precursor (The RefSeq protein has 1 substitution compared to this genomic sequence); the encoded protein is MCVSPQCVFLCVVLALGAAAAYDSQESRESLEVFVNPYQANAFMRNTQHNPYIYRRMKTPAERRAEVCEDFSPCRVFALRYGSQVAYQTFFSPQQLRANQQLRRY
- the mgp gene encoding matrix Gla protein isoform X1, producing the protein MCVSPQCVFLCVVLALGAAAAYDSQESRESLEVFVNPYQANAFMRNTQHNPYIYRRMKSPAERRAEVCEDFSPCRVFALRYGSQVAYQTFFSPQQLRANQQLRRY